A stretch of Anaerolineae bacterium DNA encodes these proteins:
- a CDS encoding DMT family transporter, with amino-acid sequence MKAAYLGLLVGIISVSFASIFIRLADAPALVIGAYRLTIASLVLTPVVWSKVRDELLSLSRRDLGLAILSGLFLGAHFATWIASLEYTSVAASVVLVSTSPLFVGIASHFLYGERLSPLKIAGIFLAMLGASIIGAGGLEVSLGALWGDILALLGAVAVSGYFLIGKALRRRLSILAYIYPTYCTAAASLILASIIARHPFTGYSLRTYLMFLLLALVPQILGHSSFNWALRYLSSTLVTVATLGEPVGATLLAYFILRETPLPLELIGGIIVLTGIFIVSRQEEPIVQEVTAK; translated from the coding sequence ATGAAAGCAGCATATCTTGGCCTCTTAGTAGGCATTATCTCCGTATCCTTTGCTTCCATTTTCATACGCTTAGCTGATGCCCCTGCCCTGGTAATTGGGGCTTATAGGCTTACTATCGCTTCCTTAGTCCTTACCCCTGTGGTCTGGTCCAAAGTGCGGGATGAGCTTCTTTCCCTTTCCCGCAGAGATCTGGGTCTGGCAATCCTTTCCGGACTTTTCCTCGGGGCGCACTTTGCCACCTGGATTGCTTCCCTTGAATACACTTCAGTAGCAGCATCAGTGGTTCTGGTAAGCACTTCCCCTCTCTTTGTAGGCATCGCCTCCCACTTTCTTTATGGAGAAAGGTTATCCCCATTGAAGATTGCAGGAATATTTTTAGCCATGTTGGGAGCCAGCATAATAGGCGCAGGGGGCTTAGAGGTAAGCCTCGGAGCCCTCTGGGGAGATATCCTTGCCCTTCTGGGAGCGGTGGCGGTCTCGGGGTATTTCCTTATTGGCAAAGCTCTGCGGCGCCGCTTATCCATCCTTGCTTACATTTATCCTACTTACTGCACGGCAGCTGCTTCTTTGATTTTAGCCTCCATAATAGCCCGCCACCCCTTCACCGGTTACAGCCTCCGCACATATCTTATGTTTTTACTGCTGGCCCTCGTCCCTCAGATTCTGGGCCATTCCTCCTTCAACTGGGCTCTCCGTTACCTTTCTTCAACCCTAGTTACCGTTGCCACTCTGGGAGAACCTGTTGGTGCTACCCTCTTGGCTTACTTCATACTCCGGGAGACGCCTTTGCCTCTGGAGTTAATCGGAGGTATAATTGTCTTAACAGGAATATTCATTGTGAGCCGACAGGAAGAGCCAATCGTGCAAGAGGTAACAGCTAAATGA
- a CDS encoding indolepyruvate oxidoreductase subunit beta: MAPLNFVLVGVGGQGTILASDILTEVGLRAGYDAKKAEVHGMAQRGGSVITHIRWGEKVYSPLIGKGEAHFLLALEKLEALRYVEFLRPGGTALVNDHAIPPVAVNIGAISYPDDERIKNTLSQVAGRILFIPALRKAEELGDARVTNIILLGALSSLLDVPEEVWQKVLERRVPQRYLELNLKAFQEGRKLI, encoded by the coding sequence ATGGCGCCCCTGAATTTTGTTTTGGTGGGAGTGGGAGGCCAGGGAACAATCCTGGCCAGCGATATCCTAACCGAAGTAGGCCTCAGAGCAGGCTACGATGCCAAGAAAGCTGAAGTCCACGGTATGGCTCAGAGAGGCGGAAGTGTTATTACGCACATTCGCTGGGGTGAAAAGGTTTATTCACCCCTTATTGGAAAGGGAGAAGCACATTTTCTATTGGCTCTGGAAAAGCTTGAGGCCCTTCGCTACGTTGAATTCCTCCGGCCAGGGGGCACTGCTCTCGTAAATGACCATGCTATACCCCCAGTGGCTGTCAACATTGGAGCCATATCTTATCCCGATGATGAGAGGATTAAAAACACCCTTTCTCAGGTAGCAGGGAGAATCCTTTTTATCCCTGCTTTGCGGAAGGCCGAAGAGCTTGGGGACGCCAGAGTTACTAACATTATCCTGCTGGGAGCCCTTTCATCTTTACTGGACGTTCCTGAAGAAGTGTGGCAGAAAGTTCTGGAGAGGCGTGTACCTCAGCGGTACCTTGAACTTAACCTTAAAGCGTTCCAAGAGGGCCGGAAATTGATTTAA
- a CDS encoding mannose-1-phosphate guanyltransferase, with protein sequence MKAVVMAGGAGSRLRPLTMGRPKPMVPLVNKPVMAHILDLLKRHNLTRIAATLQYMAKDIQDYFGDGSAFEVELIYFIEDEPLGTAGSVKNAQPFLDEPFVVISGDAVTDIDLSSLINFHREKGALVTIALYRVPNPLEYGVVITDEEGRIIQFLEKPGWAEVISDWVNTGIYVLEPEVLDYIPPGQPFDFSKDLFPVLLKKKAPMFGYMASGYWCDVGNIQEYVRASFDFLQGKVNLPDPGIRIGPGIWAGEGVEIAPDAKIYGPVYLGTEVKVKGGVVIQGPAVVRDYSVIDNRAFLERSIIWRNCYIGEGAEIRGAVIGRQCTIKANVAIFEGAVLGDNCLVERDAVIHPKVRLWPGKEVEAGATVKSTVIWGGQVRRTLFGRYGITGVVNVDLTPEFASKLGAAYGATLPKGSTVTINRDPHRSPRMIKRAIISGLPSAGINVLDLRTVPIPVARYYTRITHAAGGIHVRLSPYDQRVVDIKFFDHRGLDLSRSEARNVERTFFQEDFRRAYLNEIGFIEYAPDAVERYKANFLAALNLEAIRAGAFRIVVDYANSPNALVLPEILNELKVNAVTLNASLDENKLAILREEFEAALEQLRSICSAVKADLGVRLEVGGEKLFVVDDKGRLIPDPVFAAAMVELAFRVWGPGKVAVPVNLPLVFEKIASRYGGEVIRTKVDLGHLMETADKEKVIIAADGTGNIILPRFHPAPDALFTLATLLEFLALQKVKLSEVIDSIPSFHLMHREVSCSWESKGQVMRLLNEQYKDAPHDNIDGIRIWLGEETWVLIHPDPDRPSFHVYSEAGSRAEANNLAEKYARIIEGFRE encoded by the coding sequence GTGAAAGCTGTAGTTATGGCTGGAGGAGCAGGTTCAAGATTGCGCCCCCTTACCATGGGGCGGCCAAAACCTATGGTTCCCCTGGTCAACAAGCCTGTTATGGCCCATATCCTTGACTTGCTAAAGCGCCACAATTTGACCCGCATTGCTGCAACTCTCCAATATATGGCTAAAGATATCCAGGATTACTTCGGCGATGGAAGCGCTTTTGAGGTTGAGTTAATATACTTTATAGAAGATGAACCCTTAGGGACAGCAGGGAGCGTTAAGAACGCTCAGCCTTTCCTGGACGAACCGTTTGTGGTGATAAGCGGCGATGCGGTGACGGATATAGATCTAAGTTCCCTCATTAACTTTCACCGGGAAAAAGGTGCTCTGGTCACCATCGCCCTTTACCGTGTTCCCAACCCCTTGGAATACGGTGTGGTCATAACCGATGAAGAAGGCCGCATAATCCAATTTCTGGAAAAGCCAGGCTGGGCCGAGGTCATATCCGATTGGGTGAACACCGGAATCTACGTTTTAGAACCGGAAGTTCTGGATTACATACCCCCAGGCCAGCCCTTTGATTTCAGCAAAGACCTGTTCCCAGTGCTCCTCAAGAAAAAAGCCCCTATGTTTGGTTATATGGCTTCAGGCTACTGGTGCGATGTGGGAAACATCCAGGAATACGTGAGAGCCTCCTTTGATTTCTTACAGGGGAAAGTAAATCTTCCCGACCCCGGTATCAGAATTGGGCCAGGAATCTGGGCTGGGGAAGGAGTGGAAATAGCCCCCGATGCCAAGATATACGGCCCCGTATATCTGGGGACTGAGGTTAAGGTGAAGGGAGGAGTTGTAATTCAGGGACCTGCTGTTGTCAGGGATTACTCCGTAATAGATAATAGGGCATTCCTGGAGCGAAGCATAATTTGGCGCAACTGTTATATAGGAGAGGGGGCTGAAATAAGAGGTGCTGTTATTGGAAGGCAGTGCACGATAAAAGCTAATGTGGCTATTTTTGAAGGGGCAGTCCTGGGCGATAATTGCCTTGTGGAAAGGGATGCGGTCATCCACCCCAAAGTGAGGCTATGGCCTGGGAAGGAAGTGGAGGCAGGAGCTACAGTTAAAAGCACTGTAATATGGGGTGGGCAGGTAAGACGCACCCTGTTCGGAAGATATGGGATAACGGGTGTCGTTAACGTTGATTTAACCCCAGAATTTGCCTCTAAATTGGGGGCTGCTTATGGTGCAACTCTTCCCAAAGGCTCCACTGTTACCATAAATCGCGACCCCCACCGCAGCCCCAGGATGATAAAGAGGGCCATAATCTCAGGGTTGCCTTCCGCTGGCATTAACGTCCTGGATCTAAGGACGGTCCCCATCCCGGTAGCACGGTACTACACGCGCATAACTCACGCCGCCGGTGGAATTCATGTGCGCCTATCTCCTTACGACCAGAGGGTTGTGGATATAAAGTTCTTCGATCACCGGGGCCTTGACCTTTCAAGGTCTGAAGCTCGCAATGTGGAGCGCACTTTCTTCCAGGAGGATTTCCGCCGGGCCTATCTAAATGAAATCGGATTTATTGAATATGCCCCTGATGCTGTGGAGCGCTACAAGGCCAATTTCTTGGCTGCTCTTAACCTTGAAGCTATAAGAGCTGGAGCCTTCCGCATCGTGGTGGATTATGCCAATTCTCCCAATGCTCTGGTCTTGCCCGAGATCCTCAATGAACTCAAAGTCAATGCCGTAACCCTTAACGCCAGCCTGGACGAAAACAAGCTTGCTATCCTCAGGGAAGAGTTTGAAGCCGCCCTGGAGCAGCTTCGCTCTATATGTTCTGCAGTAAAAGCTGACCTTGGAGTCAGGCTTGAAGTAGGAGGGGAAAAGCTTTTCGTGGTAGATGACAAAGGCCGGCTCATTCCCGATCCTGTATTCGCTGCAGCCATGGTGGAACTGGCTTTCAGAGTTTGGGGGCCAGGAAAAGTGGCTGTTCCTGTAAATCTGCCCCTGGTCTTTGAAAAGATCGCCTCCCGCTACGGAGGAGAAGTCATCCGCACAAAGGTTGACCTTGGACATCTTATGGAGACAGCGGACAAGGAGAAAGTGATAATTGCTGCCGATGGCACAGGCAACATCATTCTCCCTCGCTTCCACCCCGCTCCCGACGCTCTTTTTACCCTGGCCACTCTTCTGGAATTCCTTGCGCTTCAGAAAGTAAAACTTTCGGAGGTGATAGACTCAATCCCCTCCTTCCACCTTATGCATCGCGAAGTCTCATGCTCCTGGGAATCCAAAGGCCAGGTTATGCGGCTTTTGAACGAGCAATACAAGGACGCTCCTCACGATAACATTGACGGTATCAGGATATGGCTTGGGGAAGAAACCTGGGTTCTGATCCATCCCGATCCTGATAGACCCTCCTTCCATGTCTACTCAGAGGCTGGATCCCGTGCTGAAGCCAATAATCTGGCCGAAAAATACGCTCGCATAATTGAAGGTTTCAGAGAATAA
- a CDS encoding pyrimidine 5'-nucleotidase, translating to MIKIIAFDLDETLYPTDTRLMEAINERIKLYMVQRLGFDPLEVDQIRQRYYAHYGTSLRGLMVEYGIDPDDFLHFVHDVPLERYLSPNNQPLRRVLSRIPLEKVIFTNASREHALKVLNYLGLAEHFSRIVDIRDLNFFCKPHPEAYRLFLEIVGAKGEECILVDDTPRNLVAAKAFGIITVLVNGEPQEGIDFVIKDLVEIERVVKEITATADQVRVLKIQEQSGPARKGGNRSEEQNSGKVGG from the coding sequence ATGATAAAAATCATCGCCTTTGACCTGGATGAAACTCTGTACCCTACCGATACCAGATTAATGGAAGCCATAAACGAACGCATAAAGCTTTACATGGTCCAGAGGCTGGGGTTTGACCCTTTAGAGGTGGACCAGATAAGGCAAAGATACTATGCCCACTATGGGACGAGCCTCCGGGGTCTCATGGTAGAGTATGGCATAGACCCCGACGATTTTTTGCACTTTGTGCATGATGTTCCACTGGAGCGCTACCTTTCTCCCAACAACCAGCCCCTTCGTAGGGTTCTCTCGCGCATTCCCCTGGAAAAAGTTATTTTCACTAACGCTTCCCGGGAACACGCTTTGAAGGTGTTAAATTACCTTGGGCTTGCAGAGCACTTTTCCCGCATTGTAGACATAAGGGATTTGAATTTTTTCTGCAAGCCTCATCCGGAAGCCTACAGGCTCTTCCTAGAAATAGTTGGGGCGAAAGGGGAGGAGTGCATCCTGGTAGACGATACCCCAAGGAATTTAGTGGCGGCCAAGGCCTTTGGTATAATCACTGTATTGGTGAATGGGGAACCGCAGGAAGGCATAGATTTTGTGATAAAAGACCTGGTGGAGATTGAAAGGGTGGTGAAGGAAATCACCGCAACCGCGGACCAGGTCAGGGTGTTGAAAATTCAAGAACAAAGCGGCCCCGCAAGGAAAGGGGGAAACAGGTCGGAAGAACAAAATTCGGGCAAAGTGGGAGGCTGA
- the larA gene encoding nickel-dependent lactate racemase encodes MQVYSYYEGKRLEYELPEGWNLLAMSEPREAPPLENLASEVVKSVENPIGCPPLSEMVKGLGKGKVVILSEDQTRPTRTGLIILPLLEHLNELGVSDDQVEIIVALGTHRKIKEEELREKLGEEILKRVKVSLHDPDDPNGLVFMGTTSRGTPCWINKSFAEAALKLGVGTINPHYFAGYSGGPKIILPGISGRETIRRNHVLIRHEGTVQGQREGNVIWEDMLETARIAGLNMKIDVLLNTEQEIHRLYAGDVAEAQKAAIEGFLKVYGVPVPSQADITITSSYPLEIDLIQSGKAILLADLVTKPGGTILVLSACKDGAGPLMYETLSQKPTPEQVVDWIAEGKASPTGGPMASRLRRLLQTKNLYLVTGGLTPQQLADMEMGWFPGIEEALTTLKDRYIRADVLVLPVGGASFPYLEKVA; translated from the coding sequence ATGCAGGTTTATAGCTATTACGAAGGCAAACGTCTGGAATATGAGCTTCCTGAAGGGTGGAACCTTTTAGCAATGAGCGAGCCCCGGGAAGCCCCACCTCTTGAAAACCTGGCTTCCGAAGTGGTGAAATCAGTGGAGAACCCCATTGGTTGTCCGCCCTTATCGGAAATGGTTAAGGGGCTTGGGAAAGGCAAAGTGGTGATTCTCAGTGAGGATCAGACCAGGCCAACGCGAACCGGCCTTATAATCCTTCCACTGCTTGAACACCTCAATGAACTTGGAGTATCGGATGACCAGGTAGAAATAATCGTGGCCCTGGGTACCCACCGCAAAATCAAGGAAGAGGAGCTTCGGGAAAAGCTGGGAGAGGAAATTCTGAAGAGGGTTAAGGTCTCACTGCATGATCCCGACGATCCCAACGGCTTGGTTTTCATGGGGACCACGAGCCGCGGCACGCCGTGCTGGATCAACAAGTCTTTTGCTGAGGCTGCCCTCAAGTTAGGGGTTGGAACCATTAACCCCCATTACTTTGCCGGCTATAGCGGCGGGCCTAAGATAATTCTACCGGGTATAAGCGGGAGGGAAACCATCAGGCGCAATCACGTCCTTATCCGGCATGAAGGCACGGTGCAGGGCCAGAGGGAAGGTAATGTTATCTGGGAAGACATGCTGGAGACAGCCCGCATCGCCGGGCTTAACATGAAGATAGATGTGCTCCTTAATACTGAGCAGGAGATACATCGCCTCTATGCGGGGGATGTAGCTGAGGCCCAGAAAGCAGCCATTGAGGGGTTCCTCAAAGTTTACGGTGTTCCCGTACCATCCCAGGCCGATATTACCATCACTTCCAGTTATCCTTTGGAAATAGACCTTATCCAATCGGGCAAAGCCATCCTTCTGGCGGATCTGGTCACAAAGCCCGGAGGAACGATCCTGGTTCTTTCGGCTTGCAAAGATGGAGCCGGCCCTTTGATGTATGAAACCCTGAGCCAGAAGCCCACTCCTGAGCAAGTGGTGGACTGGATTGCCGAAGGCAAAGCTTCTCCCACGGGCGGTCCTATGGCTTCAAGGCTCCGCCGGCTCCTTCAGACCAAAAATCTCTATCTGGTAACAGGGGGTTTAACTCCACAGCAGCTGGCCGATATGGAAATGGGATGGTTTCCTGGAATTGAAGAAGCTCTGACTACTCTGAAGGACAGGTACATCAGAGCCGATGTTCTGGTACTTCCCGTGGGTGGTGCTTCTTTCCCCTATTTGGAGAAAGTCGCTTAA
- a CDS encoding transaldolase family protein — protein sequence MEIFLDTAKIDEIRHAAELGIITGVTTNPTLMMRAGTADYKAVVQEICYIVQGHISAEVTSLKAEEMVEQAKEIACWSPYVAVKIPVCEEGLKAISQLASLEEKDLESIAGKVCSGCPWLGKCYTPLEEARNIIMTWGIRTNATLVFSANQGLLAAIAGASYVSPFIGRLDDAGHEGMIVVSELAEIFERYGFETSIIAASIRHPRHITEAALAGADIATVPYDVLMRAIQHHFTDVGIKRFMEDWEKVKGVRP from the coding sequence ATGGAGATCTTCCTTGACACGGCCAAAATAGATGAAATCCGCCACGCTGCAGAACTGGGGATAATAACCGGTGTCACCACAAACCCAACTCTAATGATGCGAGCCGGAACTGCTGACTACAAAGCCGTGGTGCAGGAAATATGCTACATAGTCCAGGGCCATATTAGCGCCGAAGTCACCTCTTTGAAAGCTGAAGAGATGGTAGAGCAGGCAAAGGAAATAGCCTGCTGGTCACCTTACGTCGCCGTTAAAATTCCGGTATGTGAGGAAGGCCTTAAAGCGATAAGCCAGTTGGCCTCGCTGGAAGAAAAAGATCTGGAGTCTATCGCGGGAAAGGTATGCTCTGGGTGCCCATGGCTGGGGAAGTGCTATACACCCCTGGAGGAAGCGAGGAATATAATAATGACCTGGGGGATACGCACCAACGCAACCCTGGTCTTTTCGGCCAATCAGGGACTCTTGGCAGCCATAGCCGGTGCTTCCTATGTCTCACCTTTCATTGGAAGACTTGATGATGCCGGCCATGAGGGAATGATAGTAGTTTCAGAACTGGCGGAAATCTTTGAAAGGTACGGGTTTGAAACATCCATAATCGCTGCTTCCATACGGCATCCTCGCCACATTACTGAGGCGGCTCTGGCCGGAGCCGATATCGCCACTGTTCCCTACGATGTCCTTATGAGAGCCATCCAGCACCATTTCACTGATGTTGGCATAAAGCGATTCATGGAGGACTGGGAGAAGGTTAAGGGTGTAAGACCATGA
- a CDS encoding protein kinase, with product MENLRLLSIRKELRAFTLWIAQDSSGRKFYCFRLRPALSADPEVRASLARSLAPFQGIYSPSIARFYGIQGTEDFRVLYEYDEGFFLSEVLASKGKLTLTEALELSVKISEGLAELHKAGQVTGGLSPDDILLTREGGVKILGIGLTQAIYQLGLPYRIWLDPLWIAPEMHVGRPLTPGADVYSIGLLLQKMVAGPYPAAERIAFGSPRLEEIIRICLSPEPHGRYRNAHQVKMLLSEELRLIKEEKELKAVEEEEVFDWVALFLGAIALLAVVGVVILWTIVYYRYAGLL from the coding sequence ATGGAAAACCTCCGGCTCCTTTCCATAAGGAAAGAACTTAGGGCCTTCACTTTATGGATAGCTCAGGACTCTTCAGGCAGGAAGTTTTACTGCTTTCGCCTTCGCCCTGCCCTCTCTGCCGATCCGGAGGTGAGGGCAAGCCTGGCCAGGAGCCTTGCTCCTTTCCAGGGGATATATTCCCCGTCCATCGCCCGGTTTTATGGGATCCAGGGAACGGAGGACTTCCGAGTTCTTTACGAATACGATGAAGGCTTTTTCCTGTCCGAGGTCCTGGCTTCAAAGGGGAAATTAACTCTAACGGAGGCCTTAGAATTAAGTGTAAAAATAAGCGAGGGCCTTGCAGAGCTTCACAAAGCTGGACAGGTTACCGGTGGCCTTTCTCCCGATGATATCCTTCTTACGCGAGAGGGAGGGGTCAAGATACTGGGGATAGGCTTAACCCAAGCCATTTATCAGTTAGGTTTACCTTACAGGATATGGCTTGATCCTCTATGGATAGCACCGGAGATGCACGTGGGGAGGCCGCTAACTCCGGGCGCTGACGTTTATTCCATAGGCCTTCTGCTGCAGAAGATGGTTGCAGGTCCCTACCCTGCGGCCGAAAGGATTGCGTTTGGTTCCCCGAGGCTGGAGGAGATTATAAGAATATGCCTTTCTCCCGAACCCCACGGCCGTTACCGAAATGCCCATCAGGTCAAAATGCTCCTCTCGGAGGAGCTCAGGTTAATCAAGGAGGAAAAAGAGCTTAAAGCTGTGGAAGAAGAGGAAGTTTTTGACTGGGTAGCTCTTTTTCTTGGGGCCATAGCCCTTCTGGCAGTGGTGGGGGTGGTTATACTGTGGACTATAGTCTATTACCGCTATGCAGGGCTTTTGTGA
- the fabF gene encoding beta-ketoacyl-ACP synthase II has protein sequence MRRVVITGLGAVTPIGNDVETFWKNLVAGVSGVDFIKTFDTTGLKVKFGAEVKDFRPEDYMDYKTIKRSSRSSQFAVAAAIQALRDARYDITPENAERVGVVINTGAGGVAEVFTEGVKFIEKGPRSVNPLFVPIIMPNAPSCLVSLVTGAKGPVLTSALACASGNYAFVEAMHFIQRGEADVVIAGGTESTNVPLALAAFERMGALADSDNPVRACRPFDKNRCGMVYGEGAAVMILESEEHALKRGAKIYAEFLGGALTGEAYHITAPDPEGDGAARAMKLALEFTGLKPEDIDVIFAHGTGTPLNDVSETKAIKRVFGEHAYRLAITATKSMVGHLLGAAGAISSLAAVLSIRDGVVPPTINLEEPDPECDLDYVPNVARKMEVRKAMVNAFGFGGQNVAVIFGKYQ, from the coding sequence ATGCGCCGCGTGGTCATTACAGGCCTTGGGGCCGTAACTCCTATTGGTAATGATGTGGAAACCTTCTGGAAAAACCTCGTTGCCGGTGTCTCCGGCGTTGATTTTATAAAAACCTTTGATACTACAGGCCTCAAGGTTAAATTTGGAGCCGAGGTCAAGGATTTCCGCCCAGAAGATTATATGGACTATAAGACAATAAAGCGTTCCAGCCGCAGTTCACAATTCGCCGTCGCTGCCGCTATCCAGGCTCTGAGGGACGCCCGATACGATATAACCCCAGAAAACGCCGAAAGGGTGGGGGTTGTGATAAATACCGGAGCAGGGGGAGTGGCTGAGGTTTTTACCGAAGGAGTAAAGTTCATTGAGAAAGGCCCCCGCTCTGTTAATCCCCTTTTCGTGCCCATAATAATGCCCAACGCTCCATCTTGCCTTGTTTCCCTCGTTACCGGAGCCAAAGGCCCTGTCCTCACCAGCGCTTTGGCCTGCGCCAGTGGCAACTATGCTTTTGTGGAAGCAATGCATTTTATCCAAAGGGGTGAAGCCGATGTAGTTATTGCTGGAGGGACTGAGTCAACCAATGTGCCTCTCGCTCTTGCTGCCTTTGAAAGGATGGGAGCTCTGGCTGATTCCGACAACCCTGTCAGAGCCTGCAGACCCTTTGACAAAAACCGCTGTGGGATGGTATATGGTGAGGGAGCTGCCGTGATGATTCTGGAAAGTGAGGAGCACGCTTTGAAAAGGGGTGCTAAAATCTACGCCGAGTTCCTTGGGGGAGCTCTTACAGGTGAAGCTTACCACATAACGGCTCCTGATCCTGAAGGCGATGGGGCGGCCAGAGCTATGAAGCTCGCCCTTGAGTTCACTGGACTAAAACCTGAAGACATAGATGTTATCTTTGCTCACGGAACCGGCACACCCCTTAACGATGTTTCCGAAACCAAAGCCATCAAAAGGGTATTTGGCGAGCACGCTTATCGTCTGGCTATAACTGCCACTAAATCAATGGTGGGGCACCTTTTAGGGGCGGCTGGAGCCATTTCCTCCTTAGCTGCAGTTTTATCCATAAGGGATGGCGTGGTCCCTCCTACCATAAACCTGGAAGAGCCGGACCCCGAGTGCGATCTGGATTATGTCCCCAACGTGGCCAGGAAAATGGAAGTAAGAAAAGCTATGGTTAACGCTTTCGGCTTCGGTGGTCAGAACGTAGCGGTAATTTTCGGCAAATATCAGTAA